A single genomic interval of Aedes aegypti strain LVP_AGWG chromosome 1, AaegL5.0 Primary Assembly, whole genome shotgun sequence harbors:
- the LOC110674279 gene encoding testis-specific H1 histone-like: MLNMQNFKRKSIVFRKSKAKSKAKSKAKSKAKSKAKSKAKSKAKSKAKSKAKSKAKSKAKSKAKSRAKSKSKAKFKVKSKGKFKAKSKTKSKTKYKAKFKAKSKSKAKSKAKSKAKSKAKSKAKSKAKSRAKFKVKSKAKSKAKPKTKSKAKSKAKSKAKSKAKSKAKSRAKSKAKSKAVCRTESKAKPTKSKAKSKAKSKAKSKAKSKAKSKAKSKAKSKDKSTAMFKPKSNAKSKAKSKAKSKAKYKAKSKAKSRAKFKTKSKPISKAKTKPLSKAKS, from the exons ATGTTGAATATGCAGAATTTCAAACGGAAATCTATTGTTTTTC GCAAGTCCAAAGCCAAGTCCAAAGCCAAGTCCAAAGCCAAGTCCAAAGCCAAGTCCAAAGCCAAGTCCAAAGCCAAGTCCAAGGCCAAGTCCAAAGCCAAGTCCAAAGCCAAGTCCAAAGCCAAGTCCAAAGCCAAGTCCAAAGCCAAGTCTAGAGCCAAGTCCAAGTCTAAAGCCAAGTTCAAAGTCAAGTCCAAAGGCAAGTTTAAAGCTAAGTCCAAAACCAAGTCCAAAACAAAGTACAAAGCCAAGTTCAAGGCCAAATCCAAA tccAAAGCCAAGTCCAAAGCCAAGTCCAAAGCCAAGTCCAAAGCCAAGTCCAAAGCCAAATCCAAAGCCAAGTCCAGAGCCAAGTTCAAAGTCAAGTCCAAAGCCAAGTCCAAAGCCAAGCCCAAAACCAAGTCCAAAGCCAAGTCAAAAGCCAAGTCCAAAGCCAAGTCCAAAGCCAAGTCTAAAGCCAAGTCCAGAGCCAAGTCCAAAGCCAAGTCCAAAGCTGTGTGCAGAACCGAGTCGAAAGCCAAGCCAA CCAAGTCCAAAGCCAAGTCCAAAGCCAAGTCCAAAGCCAAGTCCAAAGCCAAGTCCAAAGCCAAGTCCAAAGCCAAGTCCAAAGCCAAGTCCAAAGACAAGTCTACAGCCATGTTCAAACCCAAGTCTAACGCTAAGTCCAAAGCCAAGTCCAAAGCCAAATCCAAAGCCAAATACAAAGCCAAGTCCAAAGCCAAGTCCAGAGCCAAGTTCAAAACCAAGTCAAAACCGATATCCAAAGCCAAAACCAAACCGTTGTCCAAAGCCAAGTCCTAA